AGCGTTCCCCGATCGTACTATGCAGATTTAGAAGCGCGAATTGGCAAGATTGATCAATCGATCGACCAATTAGCCGAACTGGGAATTTTAGTCGATCGCGATCGTGAAGGCTATTTGCTGCAAATTTTCACCCGCCCTGTGCAAGATCGCCCGACCTTATTTTTTGAAATCATCGAACGGCACGGAGCGCAAGGGTTCGGGGAAGGAAATTTCAAATCGTTGTTTGAAGCGATCGAGCGGGAACAAGCCTTACGCGGAAATCTTTAGAAACTGCGATCGGTGGGTGTTTCGTCGATTGTATTCTCTAAACTAGATCCCAGTGATTGAGAGCTACCAGCATGACCGATACGACACTTTCCTACGACGTAGAACAAGCGGTAAGAGAGCGCTATGCAGCAGGCGCACAGCAACCTCAAGCCTCGCTTTGCTGCCCAACGGATGGTTATGATCAGCGCTATTTGAAAATTTTGCCGCAAGAAATCATCGAGAAAGACTATGGCTGTGGCGATCCCACTCGCTACGTAACCCCCGGCGAAACGGTCGTTGATCTGGGTTCTGGAGCCGGAAAAAACTGCTACATTTTGGCACAAAAAGTCGGCGCCGCCGGGAAAATCATCGGTGTGGATATGAACGATGAAATGCTCAGCTTGTCACGCAAATATATTGCGCCAATAAGCGAGAAGCTAGGCTATGAGAATGTCGCATTTGTGAAAGGCAAAATTCAAGACCTAGCGCTGAATCTAGACCTGGTACAACAGTGGTTAGAACAGCATCCCATCCATTCTGTAGACCAGGTTGCGGCGTTTGAGACAGAGTGCGATCGCTTACGTCAAACTCAACCCTTAATTGCAACAGATAGCGTTGACGTTGTAATTTCCAATTGTGTTCTCAATCTTGTTCGTCCTCAAGATAAAAAACAATTGTTTCAAGAGATTTTTCGTGTTCTCAAGCGTGGTGGACGCGCTGTAATCTCAGATATTGTTTGTGATGAAGCTCCGACCGAGAAGATTTTGAACGATCCGGAACTGTGGAGCGGCTGTATTGCGGGTGCATTCTGTGAAAATGAGTTTCTCGAAATGTTTGAGCAGGCGGGATTTTATGGAATCGAAATTCTGGCGCGTCAGACTGAGCCGTGGCAGGTCATTGATGGCGTGGAGTTCCGATCGCTCACCGTTCAAGCGTTCAAGGGGAAACAAGGCGAATGTTGGGAGCGCAATCAAGCTGTAATTTATCGCGGCCCTTGGAAGTCGGTGCAAGATGACGACGGACACACCCTCTATCGGGGTGAACGCATGGCAGTGTGCGATAAAACGTTTCAAATCTACACCAATTCCAAGGGTGCTTATCATTCTGATATCATTCCGATTCCGCCGCGTGATTCAGTTTCATTCGAGGTAGCAAAACCATTTGATTGCTCTAGCGATACCTTTCGTGATCCGCGTGTGACTAAAGGTGCAGATTATCGCGAAACGATCGACCAATCCAATGGCGACTGTAGCTCTTCAAGCTGCTGTTAATCTTGTTCAAATACCTTCCCCAACGCGGCAGGTGGCGTACTCCGAATCAGTTCTGAAGCCGTGTTGTCGATCGGGGAAGGTAATAGTTTTAGCAATCGCTCTAACCAATCGCTCGAAGTTAAAACCAACAATAGAATCATCAATAGAAATGGCGCAACGGTAAACACTTGAGTCGGAACATCTGGAATCGTACTTTGAGCCACGCCCGCCAGCGATTGCAAAATGCCAAATAAATAACAGCTAATTGCAACTCTGAGCGGATTCCAGCCGCCAAAAATGACGATCGCTAACGCAA
The genomic region above belongs to Cyanobacteria bacterium FACHB-DQ100 and contains:
- a CDS encoding methyltransferase domain-containing protein: MTDTTLSYDVEQAVRERYAAGAQQPQASLCCPTDGYDQRYLKILPQEIIEKDYGCGDPTRYVTPGETVVDLGSGAGKNCYILAQKVGAAGKIIGVDMNDEMLSLSRKYIAPISEKLGYENVAFVKGKIQDLALNLDLVQQWLEQHPIHSVDQVAAFETECDRLRQTQPLIATDSVDVVISNCVLNLVRPQDKKQLFQEIFRVLKRGGRAVISDIVCDEAPTEKILNDPELWSGCIAGAFCENEFLEMFEQAGFYGIEILARQTEPWQVIDGVEFRSLTVQAFKGKQGECWERNQAVIYRGPWKSVQDDDGHTLYRGERMAVCDKTFQIYTNSKGAYHSDIIPIPPRDSVSFEVAKPFDCSSDTFRDPRVTKGADYRETIDQSNGDCSSSSCC